The proteins below are encoded in one region of Legionella antarctica:
- a CDS encoding vitamin K epoxide reductase family protein, producing MVKGKTKPIVIITGSAGTIGTALTRKLKDCYQVVGFDLSEDACDIPFDLSSPISVSLAFKLFKEKFGNKIAGVIHLAAFFDFTGKESPLYDTINEEGTKKLLEALQDFDVDRFIYSSTMLVQKPSARGERINEQTPVEPKWAYPKSKAKTEEIIARYHGKIPYLILRLAGVYNDQRCVPTLANQIARVYERDVKSNLYAGDIKAGQSFIHQNDLMELFKKALDKRNDLPKKEIILAGEPETISYEQLQKQIAQLIHEEDVDLISVPKGMAKIGAYIEEKMEPIVPDEYDKGEKPFIRPFMIDLASDHYALDISKAEKELDWKPKHRINETLPKIIKALKKDANRWYELNGVTKPDWMEANKGHHVETTRKAYEVQFRKQHQNNLWAHFLNIVLGFWLITAPPTLGYESYPLAVSDMASGVLLIVLAFLSLSWRAAPARWGCALVGLWLIYAPLFFWAPTSGAYLNDTLTGFLVIGFSILVKPSIGIAPNAAMHGSSIPPGWEFSPSSWFQRFPIIVLAFIGLYVSRYLAAYQLEHIDSVWEPFFTGFLPDAKNGTEEIITSYVSKVWPIPDAGLGATVYILEILTGILGSSNRWRTMPWLVLFFGIMIVPLGVVSITFIIIQPILLNTWCTLCLIGAAAMLIQVPYSFDELVATSMFLWRRWKAGRPILRVLLFGDVDEADKKSRGNIEDDFEQSPRIIIKEMLTGGVSLPWNLALCVLIGVWLMCTRLTLGASGSMANVDHLIGSLIVTITVTSLAESVRVLRLINLVCAVALFITPFVYGANLTATLVSILAGSLLFVLTLPRGKIRSSYGAWDKFIV from the coding sequence ATGGTAAAAGGAAAGACAAAACCCATCGTCATCATTACGGGTTCCGCTGGAACAATCGGCACGGCACTGACCAGGAAACTGAAAGACTGCTATCAGGTGGTTGGTTTTGATTTATCCGAAGATGCCTGTGATATTCCTTTCGATCTCAGCTCGCCAATTTCCGTGTCATTGGCTTTCAAGTTATTTAAAGAGAAATTTGGCAATAAGATTGCAGGTGTTATTCATCTTGCCGCTTTTTTTGATTTTACGGGTAAAGAATCACCTCTATATGACACGATTAATGAAGAAGGCACAAAAAAACTGCTTGAAGCGCTGCAGGATTTTGATGTTGACCGCTTCATTTACTCCAGCACCATGCTGGTACAAAAACCCTCGGCTCGGGGTGAGCGCATCAATGAACAAACCCCGGTTGAACCCAAGTGGGCCTATCCCAAATCAAAGGCCAAAACTGAAGAGATCATAGCCAGATATCATGGCAAGATCCCCTATCTCATTTTGCGGTTAGCAGGAGTATATAATGATCAACGCTGTGTGCCGACCCTGGCCAACCAGATTGCCCGGGTGTACGAACGGGATGTCAAAAGCAATTTATACGCAGGGGATATCAAGGCCGGGCAATCGTTTATTCATCAGAATGATTTAATGGAATTGTTTAAAAAAGCATTAGATAAGCGAAATGACTTACCAAAAAAAGAGATCATTCTTGCAGGGGAACCTGAAACAATCAGTTATGAGCAGCTGCAAAAACAAATCGCACAGCTCATACATGAGGAGGATGTTGACCTGATCAGTGTACCTAAAGGTATGGCAAAGATCGGAGCATATATTGAAGAAAAAATGGAACCGATAGTTCCAGATGAATACGACAAAGGGGAAAAACCTTTTATCCGTCCTTTTATGATTGATTTGGCATCCGATCATTATGCACTGGATATAAGCAAAGCCGAAAAAGAACTGGACTGGAAGCCAAAGCATCGGATAAATGAGACATTGCCAAAAATCATTAAGGCATTAAAAAAAGATGCCAATAGATGGTATGAACTAAATGGGGTCACAAAACCGGACTGGATGGAGGCAAATAAAGGCCATCATGTTGAAACGACGCGAAAAGCTTATGAAGTCCAGTTTCGAAAACAGCATCAAAACAATCTTTGGGCGCATTTTTTAAATATCGTGCTAGGCTTTTGGCTTATTACTGCACCACCCACCTTAGGCTATGAATCATACCCTTTGGCAGTCAGTGATATGGCCAGTGGGGTCTTATTGATTGTTCTGGCATTTTTAAGTTTGTCCTGGCGTGCAGCCCCTGCCCGCTGGGGATGTGCTTTAGTTGGTTTATGGTTAATTTACGCCCCACTTTTTTTTTGGGCCCCCACTTCCGGGGCTTATTTAAACGATACACTAACAGGCTTTCTTGTGATTGGATTTTCAATACTCGTCAAGCCATCGATTGGTATTGCGCCAAACGCTGCCATGCATGGATCGTCAATTCCCCCCGGGTGGGAATTCTCACCGTCTAGCTGGTTTCAGCGATTTCCAATTATCGTACTAGCGTTTATTGGTTTGTATGTTTCCCGATATCTCGCCGCCTACCAGCTGGAACATATTGACAGTGTTTGGGAGCCTTTTTTTACGGGATTTTTACCAGATGCTAAAAACGGTACGGAAGAGATAATAACCTCCTATGTATCGAAAGTCTGGCCAATCCCAGATGCAGGACTTGGAGCTACTGTTTATATTCTGGAGATTTTAACCGGTATTCTTGGCAGCTCAAATCGATGGCGAACAATGCCGTGGCTGGTTCTATTTTTTGGAATCATGATTGTTCCTTTAGGGGTAGTATCGATTACGTTTATTATTATTCAACCTATACTGCTAAACACCTGGTGCACCTTGTGTCTTATTGGTGCGGCAGCGATGTTAATCCAGGTTCCCTATTCATTTGATGAGTTGGTAGCTACCAGTATGTTTCTCTGGCGCCGCTGGAAAGCTGGTCGCCCCATCTTGCGCGTATTGCTGTTTGGGGATGTGGATGAGGCAGATAAAAAATCAAGAGGAAATATAGAAGATGATTTTGAGCAATCTCCCCGAATCATCATTAAAGAAATGCTAACCGGAGGGGTGTCGCTGCCGTGGAATTTGGCGTTGTGTGTTCTCATCGGTGTTTGGCTGATGTGCACCCGTCTCACTCTGGGTGCTTCAGGAAGTATGGCTAATGTCGATCACTTGATTGGATCTTTAATAGTTACCATTACCGTCACCTCATTGGCTGAGTCCGTTCGTGTGCTGCGTTTGATTAATCTTGTTTGTGCTGTGGCACTATTCATTACCCCATTTGTTTATGGAGCGAACCTTACTGCAACGCTCGTAAGTATATTAGCTGGTAGTTTATTGTTTGTCTTGACCTTGCCCCGCGGCAAAATTCGCAGTTCTTATGGTGCATGGGATAAATTCATCGTTTAA
- a CDS encoding MFS transporter, protein MMNSNKITYRALAVWLVCALFFMYEFLLRTVLGIFQQPIMDQLHLTPITFALLSSTAYQLIYGLMQIPVGLISERFGVKRTLFIAVIICVFADVGLALSPTFGIAILFRTLMGLGSSFGFVCLLVAVYDWLPRKNIGLFIGLSQFIGTMGPMLAAGPLNMLSEKSLVCWQGVFGCLAGVGMAIAALVLLVVDKNRGDKDKFVTLTRTASVKETLQKFIYQKQIWYIAIFSAFVYFSLEYLSENECKEFLINKGFSANFSAYMITIAWFGYAVGCAVLGYISDKIHRRKTLMIASAFTALIALTGIIYLPLNQVMTALGFILLGIGASGQSIGFAIMAEQCKECHLAVGLGFNNAMIALFSASISPIIGLVLVRGSSLVPLVNYQRAFFVMIILLLTAFVLALFGIKETFCKSMREITLLRPNNSALQNSMVANLEV, encoded by the coding sequence ATGATGAATTCAAACAAAATAACCTATCGGGCTCTGGCTGTCTGGTTAGTATGTGCATTATTTTTTATGTATGAATTTTTATTACGTACAGTGTTAGGTATATTCCAACAGCCGATAATGGATCAACTTCACTTGACGCCAATAACTTTTGCTCTTCTTAGTTCTACTGCTTATCAATTGATTTATGGACTGATGCAAATTCCCGTTGGTCTGATTTCAGAACGTTTTGGTGTAAAACGAACGTTATTTATTGCAGTGATTATCTGTGTTTTTGCTGATGTAGGTCTTGCCTTGTCACCCACTTTCGGTATTGCCATTCTATTTCGCACCTTAATGGGTTTAGGATCATCATTTGGATTCGTTTGTTTATTAGTAGCCGTTTACGATTGGTTGCCACGAAAAAATATTGGTCTGTTTATTGGCTTGTCCCAATTTATAGGAACTATGGGGCCTATGTTAGCAGCTGGACCATTAAACATGTTATCCGAAAAATCCCTTGTATGCTGGCAAGGTGTTTTTGGATGCTTAGCTGGTGTAGGGATGGCAATTGCAGCCCTTGTTTTATTGGTAGTGGATAAAAATAGGGGGGATAAGGATAAATTTGTTACTCTTACACGCACCGCCTCGGTTAAAGAAACGTTACAAAAATTTATTTATCAAAAACAAATCTGGTACATTGCAATTTTCTCTGCATTTGTCTATTTCAGCCTTGAGTATTTATCTGAAAATGAATGTAAAGAGTTTCTAATTAATAAAGGATTTTCTGCTAATTTTTCAGCTTATATGATTACAATAGCCTGGTTTGGTTATGCTGTTGGTTGCGCGGTATTAGGCTATATTTCTGATAAAATCCACCGTCGTAAAACATTGATGATCGCTAGCGCGTTTACAGCATTGATTGCTCTTACGGGTATTATTTACTTACCGCTTAACCAAGTGATGACAGCTTTGGGCTTCATCTTACTAGGTATCGGTGCCAGCGGTCAGAGTATTGGTTTCGCTATTATGGCGGAACAATGCAAAGAATGTCATTTAGCTGTTGGCTTAGGATTCAATAACGCAATGATTGCATTATTTTCCGCATCAATCTCTCCTATAATAGGTCTTGTTTTAGTGAGAGGCAGTTCTTTAGTGCCCCTCGTCAATTACCAACGCGCTTTTTTTGTGATGATAATTCTTCTCCTTACTGCTTTTGTTCTTGCCTTATTTGGCATCAAGGAAACCTTTTGCAAATCCATGCGAGAAATTACCCTACTTAGACCAAACAACAGTGCATTACAAAACTCTATGGTTGCCAATCTGGAAGTCTAA
- a CDS encoding succinylglutamate desuccinylase/aspartoacylase family protein, whose protein sequence is MPIKVIHGKEAGPCLLIFSAVKGDELNGMEIINRLLKSKQLKNLRGTLIAIPVMNVLGLINHPKASSPETNLEGCFPGKQQGTYGERTAHLVTQEILSKANYCIELQTGSLNHDILPQIYCNLDNPDSKSLAKQFTAPVITNLIRNDNSLRQTVDNLNIPFVMYQAGEAMRLNESAISLGLTGIQNVMVHLGMLDEETTFENNAYKSIFSQEQDWLRAHLSGVLHTEVELGQMIRKKQILGLISDPFSSDAREPVKSPSDGIVVGINRHPLIHEGQTLFKIASFIDNDRAETTIEAWSEILEAK, encoded by the coding sequence ATGCCCATCAAAGTTATCCACGGAAAAGAAGCTGGCCCTTGTTTATTAATTTTTTCTGCCGTGAAAGGTGATGAGTTAAACGGGATGGAAATCATCAATCGTTTGCTCAAGTCGAAACAACTAAAAAATTTGCGGGGAACCTTAATTGCAATTCCTGTGATGAATGTCCTCGGATTAATAAACCATCCCAAAGCCTCATCCCCTGAAACTAACCTGGAGGGTTGTTTTCCAGGGAAACAACAAGGTACCTATGGTGAGCGTACGGCTCATTTAGTTACTCAAGAGATTTTATCAAAGGCGAATTATTGTATCGAGTTACAAACGGGCTCTTTAAATCATGATATCTTACCTCAAATTTATTGTAACCTTGATAATCCAGACAGTAAAAGTTTGGCGAAACAATTTACTGCACCAGTCATCACTAATCTTATTAGAAACGATAATTCCTTACGTCAGACAGTTGATAATTTAAATATCCCCTTTGTAATGTATCAAGCAGGTGAGGCGATGCGCCTCAATGAATCGGCAATTTCATTGGGTCTAACCGGTATTCAAAACGTTATGGTCCATTTAGGAATGTTGGACGAAGAAACTACTTTTGAAAACAATGCCTATAAATCTATTTTTTCTCAAGAACAAGATTGGCTTCGTGCTCATTTAAGCGGCGTTTTACATACTGAAGTTGAATTAGGACAGATGATTAGAAAAAAGCAAATTCTGGGATTAATTAGTGACCCATTCAGTTCTGATGCCAGGGAACCCGTCAAATCCCCAAGTGATGGAATTGTGGTAGGAATAAATCGCCACCCACTTATTCATGAAGGGCAAACATTATTTAAAATTGCTTCGTTCATTGATAACGACAGGGCTGAGACGACAATTGAGGCCTGGAGTGAAATCTTAGAGGCTAAATGA
- a CDS encoding IS1595 family transposase, translated as MNIYPKNVVELMDLFPTEEACLEYLSLIRWPDGYVCMRCDGKDVCKMSSGLYRCQTCRYAGSVISGTLFQDTHKPLRLWFQAIWYVVSQKNGVSALGLQKALGLGSYHTAWEWLHKLRRAMVRPGRDKLSGIVEVNETMIGGEHAGTRGRGAGGKTLVLIAAEDTGGGIGRIRLSTISDASGGVLTDTIQKMVSLGSTIRTDGWSGYSGLSSNGYTHLSISNNNVKETDAIQIAHRVASLLKRWLVGTHHGAINHKNLPYYLDEFTFRFNRRTSTSRGKLFLRLIQQALEIDPVPAKSLNTICSG; from the coding sequence ATGAATATCTACCCCAAAAATGTGGTTGAACTGATGGATCTTTTTCCAACTGAAGAAGCTTGTTTAGAATATTTAAGCCTTATTCGTTGGCCTGATGGCTATGTGTGCATGCGTTGCGATGGAAAGGATGTTTGTAAAATGAGCAGCGGGTTATACCGTTGCCAAACGTGTCGGTATGCCGGATCAGTCATTTCTGGAACGCTTTTTCAAGATACACACAAACCTCTTCGGCTATGGTTTCAAGCCATCTGGTATGTAGTGAGCCAAAAAAACGGCGTTAGTGCACTTGGGCTGCAGAAGGCACTTGGACTGGGTAGTTATCACACGGCTTGGGAGTGGTTACATAAACTTCGTAGAGCTATGGTGCGGCCTGGTCGTGATAAGTTGAGTGGTATTGTTGAAGTAAATGAAACCATGATTGGTGGCGAGCACGCAGGCACACGGGGTCGTGGTGCGGGCGGTAAAACATTAGTGTTGATAGCAGCAGAAGACACAGGCGGTGGCATTGGACGCATTAGGCTTTCTACTATCAGTGATGCATCCGGTGGCGTATTGACCGACACTATTCAGAAAATGGTTTCACTAGGCAGTACAATCCGAACAGATGGCTGGAGTGGATACAGTGGTTTGAGCAGTAACGGGTATACACATTTGTCGATTAGTAATAATAACGTGAAAGAGACCGATGCAATTCAGATTGCTCATCGTGTTGCGTCGTTACTTAAACGCTGGTTGGTTGGCACACACCATGGTGCTATTAACCACAAGAATTTACCCTACTACCTTGATGAATTTACGTTTCGATTTAATCGAAGGACATCCACATCAAGAGGTAAGCTTTTTTTGCGATTAATACAGCAGGCGCTTGAAATTGATCCAGTGCCAGCAAAATCGCTAAACACTATATGTAGTGGTTAG
- the istB gene encoding IS21-like element helper ATPase IstB — protein sequence MLFQDEDEARQQKLLAGRVRQARFEEPQCFENFELARYSTQVTQAIRTLMTGKFIKEKNHVIIMGPVGTGKTHLAQALGLMACQRHKKVCFIRANELLNQFHQARADETWTALFKRYSRYDVLILDDFGLKALSPEQSTDLYDLIAAIHVNSMLIITTNRKIEGWMELFYDPVMANAALDRIVNKAYRIVLDGESYRKKFIPKFNLVDDK from the coding sequence ATGTTGTTTCAGGATGAGGATGAGGCTCGTCAACAAAAATTGCTTGCTGGGCGTGTAAGGCAAGCTCGATTTGAGGAGCCTCAGTGTTTTGAAAATTTTGAACTGGCTCGATATTCAACACAAGTCACACAAGCCATCCGCACCCTGATGACAGGGAAGTTTATCAAAGAAAAAAACCATGTCATCATCATGGGACCTGTTGGCACCGGAAAGACTCACCTGGCTCAAGCCCTGGGTCTAATGGCATGTCAACGACATAAAAAAGTCTGCTTTATAAGAGCGAATGAACTGTTAAATCAGTTCCACCAAGCAAGAGCGGATGAAACATGGACTGCGCTTTTTAAACGTTACTCACGATACGATGTGCTTATTTTAGATGACTTCGGGCTGAAAGCATTATCGCCAGAACAGTCCACTGATCTGTATGATTTAATAGCAGCTATCCATGTAAACTCTATGCTAATTATAACTACTAACCGTAAAATAGAAGGATGGATGGAGCTATTTTATGATCCGGTTATGGCAAACGCAGCATTAGATCGTATCGTAAATAAAGCTTATCGAATTGTTCTTGATGGGGAGTCATACAGGAAAAAATTTATACCGAAATTTAATTTAGTAGATGACAAGTGA
- the istA gene encoding IS21 family transposase has product MRIKTMAEIREVLYQHKKGMTQRNIEKSLSVSRMSIRKYVSMAKDLGYQEDISNDELEVIALQIHNKIVNTTANNRPNKSEKELEAHHEKIASLLTEKWITHMQIHRILSDNGLVSSRRSLSRYIERHFPSLPKATVHLLTKPGHEAQVDYAFVGFINNKKTYAFIMTLSHSRYRYVEFVHSQNQQSWAQSHINAFHFFGGVPNCILLDNLKSGIIKAHIYDPTVNETYAELSRFYDFIADPAKARTPEHKGKVERSVQLVKEQVIAGITYDDLASMNAFARDWCANKVSHVICSTTGEKPIDVFKNEEFNLLNPLPAGAFDMPIWMDAQVHRDHHFVVAGNFYSVPTIHIGTKVKIRVGLKTVQAYVNHALIKTHIRNYGRGQWETDPNDYHNSAKYYLENTAGVCIEAAKAIGQATEEMVTKVLAEGSRTSLRKAQAIIRLVEEYGNERLENACLRAILFDNYTHQSLKKILTEGLDKKDTRTFSTKRSANHENFAYIRAASDYSSTMEAHYE; this is encoded by the coding sequence ATGAGGATTAAAACAATGGCAGAAATTAGAGAGGTGCTATATCAGCACAAAAAAGGGATGACTCAACGCAATATTGAAAAGTCTCTAAGCGTTTCACGAATGAGCATACGCAAGTACGTTTCAATGGCCAAGGATTTGGGTTATCAGGAGGATATTTCCAATGATGAGCTCGAAGTTATCGCTTTGCAGATACATAATAAAATCGTTAATACTACAGCCAACAACAGACCCAATAAATCAGAAAAAGAACTTGAGGCGCATCACGAAAAAATAGCATCACTCCTCACTGAGAAGTGGATTACCCATATGCAGATACACCGAATTTTAAGCGATAATGGTCTTGTTAGCAGTCGAAGAAGTCTTAGTCGTTATATTGAACGTCATTTCCCCTCGTTGCCTAAGGCTACGGTACATTTGTTAACAAAGCCTGGGCATGAAGCACAAGTTGACTATGCGTTTGTTGGGTTTATCAATAATAAAAAAACATACGCTTTTATTATGACGTTATCACATAGTCGGTATCGATATGTTGAGTTTGTACATTCTCAAAATCAGCAATCATGGGCGCAAAGCCATATCAATGCCTTTCATTTTTTTGGAGGCGTGCCCAACTGCATTCTTTTAGACAATTTGAAATCGGGAATTATTAAAGCACATATTTATGATCCAACGGTCAATGAAACCTATGCAGAGTTATCTCGCTTTTATGACTTTATAGCCGATCCGGCGAAGGCTCGAACGCCCGAGCACAAGGGGAAGGTTGAGCGTAGTGTTCAATTGGTAAAAGAACAGGTTATCGCGGGGATAACCTATGATGATTTGGCCTCGATGAACGCCTTTGCACGTGATTGGTGCGCTAATAAGGTATCGCACGTCATCTGCAGTACCACTGGTGAAAAGCCAATTGACGTATTTAAAAATGAAGAATTTAATTTATTAAACCCACTGCCAGCAGGCGCTTTTGATATGCCCATTTGGATGGATGCTCAAGTTCATCGTGACCATCATTTTGTTGTTGCTGGTAATTTTTATTCTGTGCCAACGATACATATCGGGACAAAGGTTAAAATTAGAGTTGGCTTGAAGACCGTTCAGGCCTATGTGAATCATGCTTTGATTAAGACCCATATTCGTAACTACGGGCGTGGACAGTGGGAAACGGATCCCAATGACTACCATAATTCTGCAAAGTATTACTTAGAAAATACTGCTGGCGTTTGTATTGAAGCGGCCAAAGCAATTGGTCAGGCAACGGAGGAAATGGTCACAAAGGTACTGGCTGAAGGCTCTAGAACGAGCTTAAGAAAAGCCCAGGCTATCATCCGCTTGGTTGAGGAATACGGTAATGAGCGCCTTGAAAATGCATGTTTACGCGCGATTTTATTTGATAATTATACTCATCAATCATTGAAAAAAATCCTCACGGAAGGCCTGGATAAAAAAGACACGAGAACATTCTCCACTAAGCGCTCGGCCAATCATGAGAACTTTGCCTATATTCGCGCAGCAAGTGATTACAGCTCAACGATGGAGGCTCATTATGAGTGA